The following proteins are co-located in the Macadamia integrifolia cultivar HAES 741 chromosome 3, SCU_Mint_v3, whole genome shotgun sequence genome:
- the LOC122073148 gene encoding LOB domain-containing protein 39-like produces MSCNGCRVLRKGCSEACILRPCLQWIESPEAQGHATVFVAKFFGRAGLMSFISNVPENQRPALFQSLLFEACGRTVNPVNGAVGLLWTGNWHVCQAAVETVLRGGTLRPMTTDVLTTTMMPESDDASEVVVPCTYTEQQQQQHQYTQLRDPFPLSRVITTSTKRKGLNDVSLLQSGDLDLTLTAGFHIKRVAAGLGGMCHDRYRQEKRRPATPSMNSEESVTTSFDSRDHQIGSGGERKLLNLFV; encoded by the exons ATGAGTTGCAATGGTTGCCGGGTTCTTCGAAAAGGATGCAGTGAGGCTTGCATTCTTCGTCCATGTCTCCAGTGGATTGAAAGCCCTGAGGCTCAGGGTCATGCTACCGTTTTTGTAGCCAAGTTTTTTGGCCGTGCCGGACTTATGTCCTTCATCTCTAATGTTCCCGAGAACCAGAGACCTG CTCTTTTCCAGTCTCTGCTGTTCGAGGCATGTGGGCGAACGGTGAATCCTGTGAACGGAGCAGTGGGTTTGCTGTGGACGGGAAACTGGCACGTTTGTCAGGCGGCGGTGGAGACAGTCCTACGAGGCGGAACCTTGCGCCCCATGACGACGGATGTTCTGACCACCACGATGATGCCTGAATCGGATGATGCCTCGGAAGTTGTGGTGCCTTGTACGTATAcggagcagcagcagcaacagcaccAGTATACGCAGCTACGGGATCCGTTCCCACTATCGAGGGTGATCACCACTTCCACCAAGAGGAAGGGTCTCAATGACGTGTCGCTACTTCAGTCCGGCGATCTCGACCTGACGTTGACGGCTGGGTTTCATATCAAGAGAGTGGCAGCTGGGCTTGGCGGCATGTGTCATGATCGTTATCGACAGGAGAAGCGGCGGCCGGCGACTCCGTCCATGAATTCTGAGGAGTCTGTGACAACGAGCTTCGACAGTCGAGATCATCAGATTGGAAGCGGCGGAGAAAGGAAACTTCTTAATTTGTTCGTTTAA